One genomic segment of Panicum virgatum strain AP13 chromosome 2N, P.virgatum_v5, whole genome shotgun sequence includes these proteins:
- the LOC120659936 gene encoding tetratricopeptide repeat protein 27 homolog isoform X2 has product MAAPTRRPGFLREVELRLLRCTLPSPPSTSPPTPPPSPAHPLGAAAASALAAVEDGDYEAALAAAASHLLPASASSGPPDSAAQFYADLAAAAQAFLRGDGDVEAVGEGFECRCAVVLSAAVAALLAFTQQNVTGPPKKFSTFPCWTSSLDEGCYSNIGGIWDAWASANLASFGSHVHGKFSLLQFIVFAELLLTSIWNLDISDCWSVSWWLFRISMLLQNILDELSSSLFDQVQVYKNKMLGYFGELEKVSTYWDSLLFDGEGSYFVSAAFLEAGIVEYKYGRVDASRLHLDSAQEACDLQLSLTGILGFRTIHQVDAKSQMVLVAKTNKSGSDEGQATEPTVALNDNAALKNTRSSVPVESDEFCVILRTPRLLHDGSNSASENKTGPSANIPLSAIQQAAVVAQCLHVSRRSRSDEMSGWEMAPYIESIDSQGESYFVVLF; this is encoded by the exons ATGGCGGCCCCCACCAGGCGCCCCGGCTTCCTCCGTGAGGTcgagctccgcctcctccgctgcACCCTCCCCTCGCCGCCCTCGACCTCGCCACCAACACCTCCTCCTTCCCCTGCGCACCCgctcggtgccgccgccgcctcagcgctcgccgccgtcgaggacgGCGACTACGAGGcagctctcgccgccgccgcatcgcaCCTCCTcccggcctccgcctcctccgggCCGcccgactccgccgctcagttctaCGCCGACCTGGCAGCTGCCGCTCAGGCCTTCCTGCGCGGGGATGGGGACGTGGAAGCCGTCGGAGAGGGTTTCGAGTGCAGGTGCGCGGTTGTGCTCTCCGCCGCGGTGGCTGCGCTGCTAGCATTCACGCAGCAGAACGTGACTGG GCCTCCAAAGAAGTTTTCCACTTTTCCTTGCTGGACTTCATCTTTAGATGAAGGATGCTACAGTAATATTGGAGGCATATGGGATGCCTGGGCTTCTGCTAATTTAGCTTCTTTTGGTTCTCATGTTCATGGGAAATTTTCACTCTTGCAG TTCATTGTCTTTGCAGAGCTTTTGTTAACCAGCATATGGAATCTGGATATCTCTGATTGCTGGAGTGTGTCATGGTGGTTGTTTAGAATATCAATGCTCCTGCAGAACATTTTAGATGAGTTGTCGTCGTCATTGTTTGATCAAGTGCAAGTGTACAAGAATAAGATGTTGGGCTATTTTGGTGAACTGGAAAAGGTTTCTACCTACTGGGATTCTTTATTGTTTGATGGAGAAGGCTCTTATTTTGTTTCAGCTGCTTTCTTAGAGGCTGGAATCGTGGAATACAAATATGGTCGTGTTGATGCTTcaag GTTACATCTGGATAGCGCACAAGAAGCATGTGACCTACAGCTCTCCCTTACAGGGATTCTTGGCTTTCGAACAATACACCAG GTGGATGCAAAGTCTCAAATGGTGCTTGTTGCTAAGACCAATAAATCAGGATCCGATGAAGGACAAGCTACAGAACCCACAGTAGCTCTGAATGACAATGCAGCTTTAAAAAACACAAGGAGCTCTGTTCCTGTTGAAAGTGATGAATTCTGTGTCATTCTAAGAACGCCCAGACTGCTGCATGATGGTAGCAATTCCGCCAGTGAGAATAAGACAGGCCCCAGTGCAAATATACCACTATCGGCTATCCAGCAGGCTGCTGTAGTTGCACAATGCTTGCATGTGAGCCGAAGGAGTCGAAGTGATGAAATGTCTG GGTGGGAGATGGCACCATACATAGAGTCAATCGATTCTCAGGGCGAATCTTACTTTGTGGTATTGTTCTGA
- the LOC120659936 gene encoding uncharacterized protein LOC120659936 isoform X3, which yields MAAPTRRPGFLREVELRLLRCTLPSPPSTSPPTPPPSPAHPLGAAAASALAAVEDGDYEAALAAAASHLLPASASSGPPDSAAQFYADLAAAAQAFLRGDGDVEAVGEGFECRPPKKFSTFPCWTSSLDEGCYSNIGGIWDAWASANLASFGSHVHGKFSLLQFIVFAELLLTSIWNLDISDCWSVSWWLFRISMLLQNILDELSSSLFDQVQVYKNKMLGYFGELEKVSTYWDSLLFDGEGSYFVSAAFLEAGIVEYKYGRVDASRLHLDSAQEACDLQLSLTGILGFRTIHQVDAKSQMVLVAKTNKSGSDEGQATEPTVALNDNAALKNTRSSVPVESDEFCVILRTPRLLHDGSNSASENKTGPSANIPLSAIQQAAVVAQCLHVSRRSRSDEMSGIWATKTTKIASIGILHKLFKMFFVKA from the exons ATGGCGGCCCCCACCAGGCGCCCCGGCTTCCTCCGTGAGGTcgagctccgcctcctccgctgcACCCTCCCCTCGCCGCCCTCGACCTCGCCACCAACACCTCCTCCTTCCCCTGCGCACCCgctcggtgccgccgccgcctcagcgctcgccgccgtcgaggacgGCGACTACGAGGcagctctcgccgccgccgcatcgcaCCTCCTcccggcctccgcctcctccgggCCGcccgactccgccgctcagttctaCGCCGACCTGGCAGCTGCCGCTCAGGCCTTCCTGCGCGGGGATGGGGACGTGGAAGCCGTCGGAGAGGGTTTCGAGTGCAG GCCTCCAAAGAAGTTTTCCACTTTTCCTTGCTGGACTTCATCTTTAGATGAAGGATGCTACAGTAATATTGGAGGCATATGGGATGCCTGGGCTTCTGCTAATTTAGCTTCTTTTGGTTCTCATGTTCATGGGAAATTTTCACTCTTGCAG TTCATTGTCTTTGCAGAGCTTTTGTTAACCAGCATATGGAATCTGGATATCTCTGATTGCTGGAGTGTGTCATGGTGGTTGTTTAGAATATCAATGCTCCTGCAGAACATTTTAGATGAGTTGTCGTCGTCATTGTTTGATCAAGTGCAAGTGTACAAGAATAAGATGTTGGGCTATTTTGGTGAACTGGAAAAGGTTTCTACCTACTGGGATTCTTTATTGTTTGATGGAGAAGGCTCTTATTTTGTTTCAGCTGCTTTCTTAGAGGCTGGAATCGTGGAATACAAATATGGTCGTGTTGATGCTTcaag GTTACATCTGGATAGCGCACAAGAAGCATGTGACCTACAGCTCTCCCTTACAGGGATTCTTGGCTTTCGAACAATACACCAG GTGGATGCAAAGTCTCAAATGGTGCTTGTTGCTAAGACCAATAAATCAGGATCCGATGAAGGACAAGCTACAGAACCCACAGTAGCTCTGAATGACAATGCAGCTTTAAAAAACACAAGGAGCTCTGTTCCTGTTGAAAGTGATGAATTCTGTGTCATTCTAAGAACGCCCAGACTGCTGCATGATGGTAGCAATTCCGCCAGTGAGAATAAGACAGGCCCCAGTGCAAATATACCACTATCGGCTATCCAGCAGGCTGCTGTAGTTGCACAATGCTTGCATGTGAGCCGAAGGAGTCGAAGTGATGAAATGTCTG GGATCTGGGCGACAAAGACGACAAAGATAGCTTCGATTGGCATACTtcataaattatttaaaatgtTTTTTGTGAAGGCATGA
- the LOC120659936 gene encoding uncharacterized protein LOC120659936 isoform X1, whose translation MAAPTRRPGFLREVELRLLRCTLPSPPSTSPPTPPPSPAHPLGAAAASALAAVEDGDYEAALAAAASHLLPASASSGPPDSAAQFYADLAAAAQAFLRGDGDVEAVGEGFECRCAVVLSAAVAALLAFTQQNVTGPPKKFSTFPCWTSSLDEGCYSNIGGIWDAWASANLASFGSHVHGKFSLLQFIVFAELLLTSIWNLDISDCWSVSWWLFRISMLLQNILDELSSSLFDQVQVYKNKMLGYFGELEKVSTYWDSLLFDGEGSYFVSAAFLEAGIVEYKYGRVDASRLHLDSAQEACDLQLSLTGILGFRTIHQVDAKSQMVLVAKTNKSGSDEGQATEPTVALNDNAALKNTRSSVPVESDEFCVILRTPRLLHDGSNSASENKTGPSANIPLSAIQQAAVVAQCLHVSRRSRSDEMSGIWATKTTKIASIGILHKLFKMFFVKA comes from the exons ATGGCGGCCCCCACCAGGCGCCCCGGCTTCCTCCGTGAGGTcgagctccgcctcctccgctgcACCCTCCCCTCGCCGCCCTCGACCTCGCCACCAACACCTCCTCCTTCCCCTGCGCACCCgctcggtgccgccgccgcctcagcgctcgccgccgtcgaggacgGCGACTACGAGGcagctctcgccgccgccgcatcgcaCCTCCTcccggcctccgcctcctccgggCCGcccgactccgccgctcagttctaCGCCGACCTGGCAGCTGCCGCTCAGGCCTTCCTGCGCGGGGATGGGGACGTGGAAGCCGTCGGAGAGGGTTTCGAGTGCAGGTGCGCGGTTGTGCTCTCCGCCGCGGTGGCTGCGCTGCTAGCATTCACGCAGCAGAACGTGACTGG GCCTCCAAAGAAGTTTTCCACTTTTCCTTGCTGGACTTCATCTTTAGATGAAGGATGCTACAGTAATATTGGAGGCATATGGGATGCCTGGGCTTCTGCTAATTTAGCTTCTTTTGGTTCTCATGTTCATGGGAAATTTTCACTCTTGCAG TTCATTGTCTTTGCAGAGCTTTTGTTAACCAGCATATGGAATCTGGATATCTCTGATTGCTGGAGTGTGTCATGGTGGTTGTTTAGAATATCAATGCTCCTGCAGAACATTTTAGATGAGTTGTCGTCGTCATTGTTTGATCAAGTGCAAGTGTACAAGAATAAGATGTTGGGCTATTTTGGTGAACTGGAAAAGGTTTCTACCTACTGGGATTCTTTATTGTTTGATGGAGAAGGCTCTTATTTTGTTTCAGCTGCTTTCTTAGAGGCTGGAATCGTGGAATACAAATATGGTCGTGTTGATGCTTcaag GTTACATCTGGATAGCGCACAAGAAGCATGTGACCTACAGCTCTCCCTTACAGGGATTCTTGGCTTTCGAACAATACACCAG GTGGATGCAAAGTCTCAAATGGTGCTTGTTGCTAAGACCAATAAATCAGGATCCGATGAAGGACAAGCTACAGAACCCACAGTAGCTCTGAATGACAATGCAGCTTTAAAAAACACAAGGAGCTCTGTTCCTGTTGAAAGTGATGAATTCTGTGTCATTCTAAGAACGCCCAGACTGCTGCATGATGGTAGCAATTCCGCCAGTGAGAATAAGACAGGCCCCAGTGCAAATATACCACTATCGGCTATCCAGCAGGCTGCTGTAGTTGCACAATGCTTGCATGTGAGCCGAAGGAGTCGAAGTGATGAAATGTCTG GGATCTGGGCGACAAAGACGACAAAGATAGCTTCGATTGGCATACTtcataaattatttaaaatgtTTTTTGTGAAGGCATGA